From one Flavobacteriales bacterium genomic stretch:
- a CDS encoding acyl carrier protein: MDKQQIIDTVNEFLIEEFEADAADLVADANMHETLDLDSLDYVDLVVLIDENFGFKTTAEDFQTIKS; the protein is encoded by the coding sequence ATGGACAAGCAGCAGATCATCGATACCGTAAATGAGTTCCTGATAGAGGAATTCGAGGCAGATGCGGCCGACCTTGTGGCCGATGCCAACATGCACGAAACACTCGACCTCGACAGTCTCGATTACGTAGACCTCGTGGTGCTTATCGATGAGAATTTCGGTTTCAAAACCACAGCCGAAGACTTCCAGACCATCAAGTC